The Ostrinia nubilalis chromosome 24, ilOstNubi1.1, whole genome shotgun sequence DNA window GCCGCCCACCAGCCCGCTGGCCAGGTTGTCCACGATGTTCCCGTACAGGTTGGGCGTCACCATCACGTCGAACTGGTTGGGGTTCGACACCATCTGCATCGTGCAGTTGTCCACGATCATCTTCTCGAATTGGATGCGCGGGTACAGTTTGGCCATCTGTGAAGAGAATGCGGGTTATTAAGAGCTGATGAACTTGAAACGGATGAACcaattttttataaaacattaaaagaaCTAAACGCTAGAACATTCTGctttcaaatcaaaaataaaattaaaaaaactagacAATGTCTGACagacatattatacctacatagcaATATTCCTCATAATTATCTCAGATATTTTGTGGACTACAATCTTCACGAACCTCTCGTTACATCTGCTCTTCTCTCTCGATCGAAATTGTTGAAAAATGGcatttattacaactacataaaagCCACAAACGTCCTCGCAACATTGCAGAAAAAGCATCTCccagctttataatatttgcCTTGTCTACAATATCGTAGCAGAATATCacctattacaattacataaagaACCAGAGTGTTTGTTTTCCTACCCCGTACACATAGTCAGCATAGTATACATATTGCTGCAAAATTGCAccgtattacaactacatagaaGCCACAATGTCTTACATCCTCGCAGCATCGCAGGAAGAGTCCGTCGCCCAGCTTCATGATGTTTGCCTTGAGCACAGCGGTGACCTTCTTGCGGCCTTGTTGACTAAATAATGTCGTTGCAAAATAGTGCCTATTACAACTAGATAAGAAGCCAGTGTTTGCCACGCCCCCTCAGAGTAGCGCAGGAAAAAATCGCTGCAAAATAGCTCTTATCATAAGCACATACGTCCTCGCAGCATCGTAGGAAGAGCCCGTCGCCCAGCTTCATGATGTTTGCCTTGTGCACGGCGGTGACCTTCTTGATAACTATACAATGTTTATGCAAAATGGCACtttattacaaatacataagaAGCCAGTGTTTGCCACGCCCCCTCAGAGTAGCGCAGGAAAAattcgttgcaaaatagctcttATCACAAGTACATACGTCCTCGCAGCATCGTAGGAAGAGCCCGTCGCCCAGCTTCATGATGTTTGCCTTGTGCACGGCGGTGACCTTCTTGATAACTATACAATGTTTATGCAAAATGGCACTTTATTACAACTACACAAGAAGCCAGTGTTTGCCACGCCCCCTCAGAGTAGCGCAGGAAAAattcgttgcaaaatagctcttATCACAAGTACATACGTCCTCGCAGCATCGTAGGAAGAGCCCGTCGCCCAGCTTCATGATGTTTGCCTTGTGCACGGCGGTGACCTTCTTGCGGCCCATCTTGACCGCGTAGTCGAACGCGAACTTGGCGATGCGCTCGGACTTCTTGGCGGTGATGATTTTCAAGCATTCCACCACACCTGGGAAATAATTAAGTGGTCAGAATGCGGTAGTCGacatattaaacaaaataacaGGTGGCGGTAATGATATTCAAGCATTTCAAGACACCTGGGGAAGAATTAAGTGGTCAAATCATATTTTAGGCAGGATCCCCGCATTAACAAAACTAAAGACGAAACATAAGGGATCCCCGCTCTTCTTACTTTTCCGAAAAAACTGTATTGGCACCACATAGATCCGGCGTTCAACAgttatcaattaaatattggCTTCGCAGCGACATTCGAAAGACTTACGCTAGTGTGGGAGAGACTTAATGTAGGTATTAGTATTTAAGGGTATACCATTTCCAGCGGGGGCAGATGACCTCACCTGTCCCCCTCTCAATTTAAGTTGCAGGCAGACCTACTGGATTCAGGACGTCCAGACCTTTGCGCAACctcattttaactatttattaaacaaaagaCGATCAGTCTCCACTCACTGGGAACTGACTCGTGCGCCTCGTGACGTCAGCATTGCGCAACttcattttaacaatttattaaacaaaagaTGCTGCGCTTCCCGGTAGACGGTGCAACACAATGTGGATAGATGACCTTATAAAgattgcaggaaggcgctggattttTGGGGGAGGATTATGTCTACATgcctagcagtggacgtcctatagctgcaATGACGATGATCACTTACCAGGAACTGACTCGGGCTCCAACGCTGAATATTCGCCCTCGGTCTGTTTTCGGATGATGGCATCATCATAGGACTGCATAGTCCATGTTGCTGTGGCGATTGCGCAACTTCATTTTAACTAATTAAACAAAAGACGATCAATCTTCACTTACCGGGAACTGACTCGTGCTCCAACGCTGAATATTCGCCCTCGGTCTGTTCCCGGATGATGATGCAATCCATGTTGTTATGACGAGACTTGAAGTTGGGCAGCGACTTGACGTGCACGACGTTGGCGAACAGGTCCAGAGCGTTGCGAAGCTTCattataagtaatttttaaacaaaagacGATCATTCTCCTCATCACGTCCTGGCTGTGAAGTCGAGCGCATTGCGCAacttcattttaactatttattaaacaaaagaCGACCTACGTTCAAGCCGCGCTTCCCGGTAGATGACGCACCACAAGGTTGACAGGTGCAAAGGCGTATCTAGCTTGTTACCAGGGAGGGGCAGACTGGCCAAAGGGGGCAAATTTTGGGCAGGATCCCCTCATTTAGACACTTAAGGACAAAACATAAGGGTGTACCATTTCCAAGAGAACAGCTGCCATAGCCTGCTTCTCTTTCTCTGTACACCCCTGGAAAGAAGACCGTATAAAGATTGCTGGATGCGGGCCGCTATAAGCCGACGAATCTCAAAATCTCTGGGGAACGCCtatgtccagcaatggacgtcctatagctgcaATGACGATGATCACTTACCAGGAACTGACTCGTGCTCCAACGCTGAATATTCGCCCTCGGTCTGTTCCCGGATGATGATGCAGTCCACGTTGCTGTGGCGGCACTTGACGTTGGGCAGCGACTTGACGTGCACGACGTTGGCGAACAGGTCCAGAGCGTTGCGCGACttcattaaaagtaatttttaaacaaaagacGATCATTCTCCACTAACCGGGGACTGACTCGTGCTCTCCGTCTCGTCCTGATTGTGAAGTCGAGCGCATTGCGCAacttcattttaactatttattaaacaaaagaCGACCTACGTTAAAGCCGCGTTTCCCGGTAGACGGTGCACCACAAGGTTGACAGGTGCATACGCATAGGCGTATCCAGCTTGTCACCAGGGAGTGCCCCTCCCTGGCCTGGAGTGACTGACCAAAGGCGGCCAATTTTAGGCAGGATTCCCTCATTTAGACACTTTAGGACAAAACATAAGGGTGTTCCATTTCCAAGAGAACAGCTGCCATAGCCTGCCCCTCTTTCTCTGTACGCCCCTGGAAAGAAGACCGTATAAAGGTTGCAGGACGCTGGATACAGGCGCTACCAATCGGCCAATTTGGAAATATCTAGCAGTGGTCGTCCTACAGCTGCAATGACGATTATCACTTACCGGGAACTGACTCGTGCTCCAACGCTGAATATTCGCCCTCGGTCTGTTCCCGGATGATGATGCAGTCGACGTTGCTGTGGCGGCACTTGACGTTGGGCAGCGACTTGACGTGCACGACGTTGGCGAACAGGTCCAGAGCGTTGCGCAACttcattttaagtattttttaaacaaaagacGATCATTCTCCTCATCACGTCCTGGCTGTGAAGTCGAGCGCATTGCGCAacttcattttaactatttattaaacaaaagaCGACCTACGTTTAAGCCGCGCTTCCCGGTAGATGATGCACCATAAGGTTGTTGTTACCAGACTTACCAGGGAGGGGCAGACTGGCCAAAGGGGGAAAATTTTAGGCAGGATCCCCTTATTTAGACACTTTAGGACAAAACATAAGGGTGTACCATTTCCAAGAGAACAGCTGCCCTAGCCTGCCTCTCTTCCTCTGTACGCCCCTGGAAAGATGAATGTATAAAGGTTGCAGGACGCTGGATAGAGGCCGCTACAAACCGGTGAATCTAGACAATTTTGGAGGAGGATTAtgtccagcagcggacgtcctatagctgcaATGACGATGATCACTTACCAGGAACTGACTCGTGCTCCAACGCTGAATATTCGCCCTCGGTCTGTTCCCGGATGATGATGCAGTCCACGTTGCTGTGGCGGCACTTGACGTTGGGCAGCGACTTGACGTGCACGACGTTGGCGAACAGGTCCAGAGCGTTGCGAAGCttcattaaaagtaatttttaaacaaaagacGATCATTCTCCTCATCACGTCCTGGCTGTGAAGTCGAGCGCATTGCGCAacttcattttaactatttattaaacaaaagaCGACCTACGTTTAAGCCGCGCTTCCCGGTAAATGATGCACCACAAGGTTGACAGGTGCAAAGGCGTATCTAGCTTGTAACCAGGGAGGGGCAGACTGGCCAAAGGGGGCAAATTTTAGGCAGGATCCCCTCATTTAGACACTTTAGGACAAAACATAAGGGTGTACCATTTCCAAGAGAACAGCTGCCATAGCCTGCTTCTCTTTCTCTGTACACCCCTGAAAAGAAGACCGTATAAAGGTTGCTGGATGCGGGCCGCTATAAGCCGACGAATCTCAAAATCTCTGGGGAACGCCTAtgtccagcagcggacgtcctatagctgcaATGACGATTATCACTTACCGGGAACTGACTCGTGCTCCAACGCTGAATATTCGCCCTCGGTCTGTTCCCGGATGATGATGCAGTCCACGTTGCTGTGGCGGCACTTGACGTTGGGCAGCTACTTGACGTGCACGACGTTGGCGAACAGGTCCAGAGAGTTGCGAAGCTTCattataagtaatttttaaacaaaagacGATCATTCTCCTCATCACGTCCTGGCTGTGAAGTCGAGCGCATTGCGCAacttcattttaactatttattaaacaaaagaCGACCTACGTTTAAGCCGCGCTTCCCGGTAAATGATGCACCACAAGGTTGACAGGTGCAAAGGCGTATCTAGCTTGTAACCAGGGAGGGGCAGACTGGCCAAAGGGGGCCAATTTTAGGCAGGATCCCCTTTAGGACAAAACATAAGGGTGTACCATTTCCAAGAGAACAGCTGCCATAGCGTGCCCCTCTTTCTCTGTACGCCCCTGGAAAGACCGTATAAAGGTTGCAggatggcgctggatgcaggcgcTACCaatcggccaatctggaaatatCTAGCAGTGGTCGTCCTATAGCTGCAATGACGATGATCACTTACCAGGAACTGACTCGTGCTCCAACGCTGAATATTCGCCCTCGGTCTGTTCCCGGATGATGATGCAGTCGACGTTGCTGTGGCGGCACTTGACGTTGGGCAGCGACTTGACGTGCACGACGTTGGCGAACAGGTCCAGAGCGTTGCGCAACttcattttaagtattttttaaacaaaagacGATCATTCTCCTCATCACGTCCTGGCTGTGAAGTCGAGCGCATTGCGCAacttcattttaactatttattaaacaaaagaCGACCTACGTTTAAGCCGCGCTTCCCGGTAGATGATGCACCATAAGGTTGACAGGTGCAAAGGCGTATCTAGCTTGTTACCAGGGAGGGGCAGACTGGCCAAAGGGGGAAAATTTTAGGCAGGATCCCCTTATTTAGACACTTTAGGACAAAACATAAGGATGTACCATTTCCAAGAGAACAGCTGCCCTAGCCTGCCTCTCTTCCTCTGTACGCCCCTGGAAAGATGCCTGTATAAAGGTTGCAGGACGCTGGATAGAGGCCGCTACAAACCGGTGAATCTAGACAATTTTGGAGGAGGATTAtgtccagcagcggacgtcctatagctgcaATGACGATGATCACTTACCAGGAACTGACTCGTGCTCCAACGCTGAATATTCGCCCTCGGTCTGTTCCCGGATGATGATGCAGTCCACGTTGCTGTGGCGGCACTTGACGTTGGGCAGCGACTTGACGTGCACGACGTTGGCGAACAGGTCCAGAGCGTTGCGAAGCTTCattataagtaatttttaaacaaaagacGATCATTCTCCTCATCACGTCCTGGCTGTGAAGTCGAGCGCATTGCGCAacttcattttaactatttattaaacaaaagaGGACTTACGTTAAAGCCGCGCTTCCCGGTAGATGATGCACCACAAGGTTGACAGGTGCAAAGGCGTATCTAGCTTGTAACCAGGGAGGGGCAGACTGGCCAAAGGGGGCAAATTTTAGGAAGGATCCCCACTTTAGAACAAAACATAAGGGTGTACCATTTCCAAGAGAACAGCTGCCATAGCGTGCCCCTCTTTCTCTGTACGCCCCTGGAAAGAAGACCgtataaaggttgcaggaaggcgctggatacaggcgcTACCaatcggccaatctggaaatatCTAGCAGTGGTCGTCCTATAGCTGCAATGACGATTATCACTTACCGGGAACTGACTCGTGCTCCAACGCTGAATATTCGCCCTCGGTCTGTTCCCGGATGATGATGCAGTCGACGTTGCTGTGGCGGCACTTGACGTTGGGCAGCGACTTGACGTGCACGACGTTGGCGAACAGGTCCAGAGCGTTGCGAAGCTTCATGTTGAGGGTCTGCAGCTCGCCGGTGTGGGAGAAGTCGGGCGTCGCGAGGATACCCTGAGGGATTAATTAATActgtagttttatttattcccAGTTTGCGTTTATCACAACACAGGTAACCGAGATATCCCGCAGAATGCAGAAACTTAAATGGTAGTATGCAGTAGCACATAGCTCGTGGACAAAATTGGCTTTTGAAAAGCACTTTAGTACAGTGGTCTCCCATAAACTCCATGAGCATAACGCTGGGCTGGACCGCGTTCAAGATGCTtcccataaaaaaataaatgaactgtTGTGGTTTTCAAAAAAGAAGGTGGTTAAATGATGTCTAACTAAACCTTGCCAAAACTGATAAGAAGCCTggatatttttatcaatttttaaattcTGTCAGCGTAGTTATTTATTAACCAGGAgccgcggacgaatgtccaataggacaataactcgcggcttcgTATCAATGGCCCCGgaggacaccgtcgggttttagtgggtaggccccgccctcCCGGCGGGGaaagtcccacataacccactgactGACTGTCCCCATCAGCAAGTGGGTgtacgcaaaaaaaaaaaaatttattaacCATATAAAGACATTTAGTTAcagcaaagtaataaaaaatccGTTTAAgtatagttcgtttcatccacgaagacgcgcggGGTCGAGCCGAGCGTCATTGTTGGCATTGGCAGcgttgcaatgagggctatcgtttttatacttaacagttggcacccctggcgattgacaggaccttactttacagtggcgccatcttgatgagtgcaaatgcgatagtcctcctaccactttagcgctcaccagttggtgccactgtcttcgctactagcaagtgacaggaccttactctacagtggcgctaactggtgagcgctaaaacgatagccctcattggataGTTGTTCGTGAGTGCGCGCGCAAACTACAATGTTGACGCTCAGATTGGTCGGATCAtgctccccgcaccccgcgcgtcttcgtggatgaaacgaacttGTATTAGAatattagggaaacaaacagtcataaaatttatttaggtTTGTAAAGTATTTACCTTGATACAGATCTTGTTCTTGGAGATGGAGTTGACGACATCTTCAAGGGGAGCACTGAGCGTGGGGTTCACCTCGGAGAAGAAGAACGACTCGAAGTCCACGGGAATGCTCGCCGCCTGTTCCAGAGAGAAATGTTCAACTAAGCATGACacattagagtaggcgcacaccgttgatttttagttggccgatagttgtgcccgatttta harbors:
- the LOC135083754 gene encoding isocitrate dehydrogenase [NAD] subunit beta, mitochondrial; the protein is MSLISRNVFRALFQGSQHVGKGVHTSAVNADKNVCLAPHSISTLQSQVTKEGRIKCTLIPGDGVGPELVYSVQEVFKAASIPVDFESFFFSEVNPTLSAPLEDVVNSISKNKICIKGILATPDFSHTGELQTLNMKLRNALDLFANVVHVKSLPNVKCRHSNVDCIIIREQTEGEYSALEHESVPGVVECLKIITAKKSERIAKFAFDYAVKMGRKKVTAVHKANIMKLGDGLFLRCCEDMAKLYPRIQFEKMIVDNCTMQMVSNPNQFDVMVTPNLYGNIVDNLASGLVGGAGVVAGASYSAECAVFEQGARHIFSGAVGKNIANPTAMLLCSANMLAHVNLHSYSKMMKNAINKVLMDGKVRTKDLGGQNTTKDFTNAVIHSLDH